Sequence from the Phoenix dactylifera cultivar Barhee BC4 unplaced genomic scaffold, palm_55x_up_171113_PBpolish2nd_filt_p 001054F, whole genome shotgun sequence genome:
CTGGGTTATCTTGGGTGCTATCAGGTGACTTCAATGGTGCTATCAGCTATGACTCCTCTGGGTCCAAGAATTGGTTTGAAACGGTGGAAGTAAGAGTGCTGTAAGCTGCCTCCAAGTCCATACCACAATGTTCTGTCCTTTATAAAGAGTTGGGAGCAGCATGGCAAGCCCTCACCACTGCTATCCAACTTTACGCACCAAATCATGATTCTTCTTGCTTATGCTAACAGTTTTGGTTGTACTTTCTATAGAATTGAACGAGTAAGGCCTGCCTCCCATCAACCAGAAATTAAGAAATATAAATCTTGAATCATGGGCATCTAGAGTGAAGGGTTCATCCATTCAATATAAACACAAACGGGAGACAGAGCAACACCCAGACAGGAAGCGGGAAATCTGGCAATCAAAGTGATCCCACCGAGGCCTCATGACAGCTTTGGGTCACCAGAAAATAAAACCAGCCTACACTGATGAAGGTTGCCGCAGCATCTCCTGGAACAAATCCATAACTTTCATACATTCCCAAATATTCATTCAAACATATTCACGGATGGAGGTTCTTTAAGCACCACACACTGGAGACAGATGATTGCCGACAATACTCATTTATACCTGCTTGCTTTAATGAAGACCGTggataataaataaatcatgCCAGGAGAGTTCCAAATCCCAATCCTCCTGACCAGCCATAAGAGCAAAGATTAGAGCATCCTGATTTCCTTCGCATGGATCCAGCAGCTAAACAACAGGCACTGCCATGCACGCAGCTGTCTCCACATTTATATTCATCCACTTATAACCAAGAACCTAAAATATAGCAAGCTTCAAATGCCATGAGCTGTGATTTTGTCTTGCACTAATCTAACCAAGAGTCAGCATTCCAAAGATTAAACATGTTATAATGGCCAACCCACCAGAGACTGGCTCCAGCAATGTAAGATACAAGAAATCTGCAACATTACATCTGATGCTATACCATTTATGATCAAGAGAGCCATGAAATGAGAAACGCTCAAGATGGATATTTCGCATCAGAGCGATCTGAAATTGAATAGCAACTCAAATACTACCTCAGAACTCATTAAATCTCCAATTCCCTTTGAACTCCCGTAACTGCAAAAGTCCTACCCTCCTGAAATGAGGGATGAAAAAGAGAACAGAAAAATGGGAAGCGCACCCAAAAACACCAGTGCAGCCTCTCAATACCAGCTAACCAAATGACACTCCACAGAAACAGTAACCACATACGCTGTAAAAGGGCAAAAAGAAGACATCCAGAATATTGCTGGAACTCAGACAATGAAACCTTCATCCATATACCGAATATCTAAGATGAAGCTTCAAAAGGGTTAGACCCATTCCCCAGAGCTTGATTCCCCAAGATGCCCCTCTCTTGGCGAGGGCCTCGCTGAAGGTATCCGTTTCCTCTCAGCCGATTACTGTAGTCCCTGTCGCTATTGTCTTGCCCGCTACCTCTACTGAAGTTTCGACCACCAAAACGCCCCCTTGAAGCCTCTGTCTGGTAGCCACCCCGTCCTCTGCCCCTTCCTGCAGATAAAAGACAAAAATCCCAGGTTtatcaaaaattataaaaaattccacatgaactGATTTCCAAAGATAAGCAAAGACGAACCCGTTGTGTtgtaattttttaagaaaaaaaggagTGGGAATCCCAAAAGTTAGGTTGCATTGCTAacaaatatctaaaataaaatctcaGGTAGATATTAGGTAGAAGCCTGTCAACCAAAACAGTCTAGAAAAGAGCATATCCAAATAAGAGTATATCCAAAAAAGTAGTGCCTGAAAGTTAAAGGTAGAAACAGGAGGGAAGGGTTGATTGGATCCAACGAACCACATCATGAACCAAAAAGCAACCACATATGATCTAGAGCCTACTAGCAGGTAGTCTGCAACAAATAAGAAAATCAGTCCATGACACAACCCAACATGGAAGTAACCTATTCACTCAAAGGCAAATTAAGCAATATCCCATtgaatttcattgatcaaataGTGTTAATAGAACCATCTGTTGATAAATGCGAGTTATTCCCAATAATTAGCCATCTTTCAAGTGGTTGACAAAAAATGGAGCGGCAATCAGATGGTTGCAATCATTAAAATAAAGCAACCGCACAATATGCTTGATTTCCCTCGCAGAAGTAAATACAAAGTAGCATATAGAGCTAAGCTTCAGAATTGACTCAGACTAATAATATCCTGAAACATTAATTACATTTCAAGCATTAAAATAAATGCAACCGCACAATATGCTTGATTTCCCTCGCAAAATCAAGATATTATGCGTGGATCAGATATATTATGGCCAATTCCTCAAAAGATTCTTCCACAATGGATTCTGATAAGTAAGATTTTGAGTAAGTGTTTACAGAATCTTCTTCTGTCCGAAGAAAAGATTCATTAGTCACCCATTCCATAAATACAAAGTAGCATATAGAGCTAAGCTTCAGAATTGATTCAGACTAATAATATCCTGAAACATTAATcacacaaatcaaaagaaataagaaCACTATGGCTAATGAAGAAAGATGGATAAGTTCAAATCATAGGACAGTACTTGCAAGACAATGTTGTGTAAATTCAACTTCATCACACATAAATATACAAAAATTCCAAAAAAGGAAGACAATATAAAAACCATTCATTAACTTTAATGTAATTTAGTTTTTATCATGATGTAGGCTTGCCACTGTATAAAGATTTTTACCCAAATGGGTGTATATTTTTACTGCACAATTCAAAGGTTCCAGAAATAGAACATATGAAAAAGTGCTAATCCATCCAGTTGAATAAAATTATAGACCAGCAGAAAATGTAGTACACAATGAAAAATTACTTACTTCCACCTCGAAAAGCACCGCTATTAGGTCTTCTCCCCTCCACATGAATTAGCCGTCCATTCAACTGTATTGGTGATGCCTGTAGAAAGACACTGTTCAAAATGAATACAAAAATGACAGAATTGGTTCAATAATTACatacatatgcatgtatgtatgtacaacaCTCAACAAGAGAAGAACAATTAACTATCAGAAATATTTCAATGCCCCTGTTCAGTTGCATAAAATGAATACCTACCATCCCTAAATATCAGACTGCTAACTAACATTACCAGgagaaaaattcagaaaacctTATAAACGATTCAAATTGTTTTGCATTACTCTTTTAGGATGACATGGGGAGATGGAGTAAACCCACTTCCAGCCTTCGCCAAACCGGGCCGAACCGCCGATCCAAAACGGCATCAACTTGGGACGGTTCAGTTTAGATGGTTCGAATCTTCGAGAGGGCTCTCTTGCTCACTCTCTCTGCTAGAACACTCGCTAgttcaacccccccccccctgcgGCTTCGATGGTTGAGTCTTCGAGAGGGCTCTCTTGCTCACTCTTCAAATGCTCGCTAGCTTCCCCCGCATGGCTTTGATGGTTCAACTCTTCAAGAGGGCTCTCTCCGCTCAAACGTTCTGcctccgccccccccccccccccccctctttgaTGGTTCGAGTCTTCATGAAGGCTCTCTCGCTCACTCTCTCCGCTCGAACACTCGCTAGCGCAccccccttccctctctctccccctcccttcctcctctctcttctcctccctctctctccttatgGTTCGGTATGCTCTGGGTCTGTGCAGTACATACCCAGTACCGTATGGAACCAATCATCAACCTATACAAGCCCCATCACTGGTCCCTGGTCTAGCAAACCTTGTATGAAGGCATATATAAAGTAAGAAAAAATAAGACAAACTTGCATAGATTTTTGGAAAGAGCATATCATTTTCAAAAAtcactcaaaaaaaataatcagtTTCTGAACTACACAAACCTTAAGTGCATTCTGCACGCCAACAGCATCTTCAAATTCAACAAATGCATAAAAAACACCAGCCTCCTGTATATTCACAAGAATGCACGTTTATTAAGCAACAGATGTATAACAGATTCCAGGAAAGTAAGATAAAAAAGTAAACAAACTGTAACAAAGTAACCTTGCGACTCCTAACAGTAACACCATCAGGCCTAATTCTGCCGAAGTTCTTAAACTCTTGCTCAAGGTCAGATGCAGTAATAAATGAAGGAAGGTTTCCCACATAAACAGATCGTGATTCACCTAAGACAAaagaatacagaaatcaaaaattttaatattcaaCTAAACTCAGAGAGAAGCAGTGAAAAAGGCTGCAGACAGATTAAATAAAGTATGATAGTcgaaaaaaatagaatataacATTGCTGAACAATGAAAAGGTAAAGAAAGATAAAGATTTACAATATAGACTgctataaataatttaaattaacATGAAGAGCAATAATTCATTCACACAACAAAAAGACAGACCACAAAcgatagaaaaatagaaagacaaatgttgcatcaacaaaaaataaCACAAAccaaaagtttttaagaaatatatataGAAAAACTAAGTCGAAACAACTAATCAGAAACTTGTTCAAAGAACCCCTTCCAAAAAAAACAACTTTTCTAAAGTGTCAAAATGTGCTCTCACAAGTCCCAAAAACCCTCTCAATTCCACATCAGATACACTAACAGATAATGGAAGAACTACCTTCATATTCAAATGTTGCACTTTCCTCCAATGCCTCTGAGCTGGACTTCTCGGGCACAACAGCAGGCTGTGACAGTTGCACGGCTGACTGTGGAGCATGCTGCCGGTCTGAGGCCACCTGAGTGGTCTTGTTTAAAGATGCTGGGTAAGGTGCAGAATGTCCCGATTGTCCTTTAGATCGTAGCTGCAAAGAAAAAGGGCAAAATTTAGGCTTCTCAAAGATAACTAAAAGTGATAAGCAAGTAGTACAAAAACATACAATGGAAGCATAAGTTTGCTTTGGAGGCTCCCCAACAGGCTCCTCTGCAGgggcaggaggtggctctctcatgGTGGTCATCACATTTGGATATGAAACAGTGGGCTCTTCTGCTGAAGTTTCATCTATCCTTTCATCAGACTCCAGAACTTGCTGTTGTGGCTCAGGGATGCTATATTTCTCAACTATGTCGTTTTCCTCTTCATGGACGGCAGTATCAAACTCCGTAGCCTGTATTTCTTCACCCATCATGTAGTTGGAAACTACCAAATTAACCAACAAGGTCAAAGTTAAAACAAAGACAGGATGCCATGGGCAAATCTTACTCGCCTCCAGAAatcaaattattttctttgcatTATTCAAGAAATCTATACAAAGTAGCTCGGAGTAGAAtttcaataaaatcaaaactGATAAACTGGAGAATAGATGGAAATTAATCCCAAGTTtgctttattattaaaaaaactaaTAGGCAACCACAAAAGTCTTGCATGGAGTTCTCTGAAACAGTATCAACAAACTAAAACTTACAAAAACAGAAAAGTAACACTCGTATTCTTCACTAAGAATGACAAATGGCAGATCATGCTCAGAGTTGGATGTCATTCCTACGACTAAATATTGTTCAGACATAACAATGGCGTCAAGCAACTACATCTTCAAGATGATTCCCTCGTTATCACAACTATTGGGCTAGAGAGGATGCACCATCATATCCGGAAGAACTGACAACAGATCCCACCTCATTTGTTCTAATAACAAATTAGTGCATTCGTCTCTAATGCTTAAATCATCGTATGCCATGAgccaaaataaaacataaaccaAACAAGATATTGTGAAacttcaaagataaaaaggtcaAAATCTAGCAAGTTGTACATGGGAAATGATGAAGGCAGCATGCAAAGCAAAC
This genomic interval carries:
- the LOC103703890 gene encoding nuclear transport factor 2-like isoform X1; amino-acid sequence: MASSFPGHVTAVQVGSYFVGQYYHILQQQPELVHQFYTNASTMKRFDGTTTESATGMLQIHNLVMCLNFNGIEIKNAHSLESWSGGVLVMVCGYVQLKDYSVRRQFVQTFFLAPQEKGYFVLNDIFHFIEEEHINQHPTTVLASHNNFETKLNASSPIPEPVSNYMMGEEIQATEFDTAVHEEENDIVEKYSIPEPQQQVLESDERIDETSAEEPTVSYPNVMTTMREPPPAPAEEPVGEPPKQTYASILRSKGQSGHSAPYPASLNKTTQVASDRQHAPQSAVQLSQPAVVPEKSSSEALEESATFEYEGESRSVYVGNLPSFITASDLEQEFKNFGRIRPDGVTVRSRKEAGVFYAFVEFEDAVGVQNALKASPIQLNGRLIHVEGRRPNSGAFRGGRRGRGRGGYQTEASRGRFGGRNFSRGSGQDNSDRDYSNRLRGNGYLQRGPRQERGILGNQALGNGSNPFEASS
- the LOC103703890 gene encoding nuclear transport factor 2-like isoform X2; translated protein: MASSFPGHVTAVQVGSYFVGQYYHILQQQPELVHQFYTNASTMKRFDGTTTESATGMLQIHNLVMCLNFNGIEIKNAHSLESWSGGVLVMVCGYVQLKDYSVRRQFVQTFFLAPQEKGYFVLNDIFHFIEEEHINQHPTTVLASHNNFETKLNASSPIPEPVSNYMMGEEIQATEFDTAVHEEENDIVEKYSIPEPQQQVLESDERIDETSAEEPTVSYPNVMTTMREPPPAPAEEPVGEPPKQTYASILRSKGQSGHSAPYPASLNKTTQVASDRQHAPQSAVQLSQPAVVPEKSSSEALEESATFEYEGESRSVYVGNLPSFITASDLEQEFKNFGRIRPDGVTVRSRKEAGVFYAFVEFEDAVGVQNALKCLSTGITNTVEWTANSCGGEKT